A single genomic interval of Sceloporus undulatus isolate JIND9_A2432 ecotype Alabama chromosome 2, SceUnd_v1.1, whole genome shotgun sequence harbors:
- the PELO gene encoding protein pelota homolog translates to MKLLRKDMEKDNAGQVTLVPEEPEDMWHAYNLLQVGDSLRASTIRKVQTESSTGSVGSNRVRTTLTLCVESIDFDSQACQLRVKGTNIQENEYVKMGAYHTIELEPNRQFTLAKKQWDSVVLERIEQACDPAWSADVAAVVMQEGLAHVCLVTPSMTLTRAKVEVSIPRKRRGSCAQHDRALLRFYEQVAQALQRHVNFEVVKCVLVASPGFVREQFCQHMFQQALKADNKLLLENRNKFLQVHSSSGHKYALKEVLCDPAVTSRLADTKAASEVKALDDFYKMLQHEPDRAFYGLKHVEKANEAMAIDTLLISDELFRHQDVATRSRYVRLVDSVRDNMGTVRIFSSLHVSGEQLGQLTGVAAILRFPVAEVSDQEEESSSEED, encoded by the exons ATGAAGCTGCTGCGGAAGGACATGGAGAAGGACAACGCGGGGCAGGTGACGCTGGTGCCGGAGGAGCCGGAGGACATGTGGCACGCCTACAACCTGCTGCAGGTGGGGGACAGCCTGCGGGCCTCGACCATCCGGAAGGTGCAGACGGAGTCGTCGACGGGGAGCGTGGGCAGCAACCGCGTCCGCACCACGCTGACCCTCTGCGTGGAGAGCATCGACTTCGACTCGCAGGCCTGCCAGCTCCGCGTCAAGGGCACCAACATCCAGGAGAACGAGTACGTCAAGATGGGCGCCTACCACACCATCGAGCTGGAGCCCAACCGGCAGTTCACGCTGGCCAAGAAGCAGTGGGACAGCGTGGTGCTGGAGCGGATCGAGCAGGCCTGCGACCCGGCCTGGAGCGCCGACGTGGCGGCCGTGGTGATGCAGGAGGGCCTGGCCCACGTCTGCCTGGTCACGCCCAGCATGACCCTCACCCGCGCCAAGGTGGAGGTCAGCATCCCCCGCAAGCGCCGGGGCAGCTGCGCCCAGCACGACCGCGCCCTGCTGCGCTTCTACGAGCAGGTGGCCCAGGCCCTCCAGCGCCACGTCAACTTCGAGGTGGTCAAGTGCGTGCTGGTGGCCAGCCCCGGCTTCGTCCGGGAGCAGTTCTGCCAACACATGTTCCAGCAGGCCCTGAAGGCCGACAACAAGCTCCTCCTCGAGAACAGGAACAAGTTCCTCCAG GTACACTCTTCTTCTGGACATAAATATGCATTGAAAGAAGTTCTGTGTGATCCTGCTGTGACGAGTAGACTTGCTGATACTaaagcagccagtgaagtgaagGCCTTAGATGATTTCTACAAGATGTTACAACACGAACCGGACCGAGCTTTTTATGGCCTTAAGCATGTGGAAAAGGCCAATGAAGCCATGGCTATTGATACCTTATTGATAAGTGATGAACTTTTTAGACATCAAGATGTGGCTACTCGCAGCCGATATGTTCGACTAGTAGATAGTGTGCGGGACAACATGGGCACTGTTCGCATTTTCTCTAGTCTGCATGTGTCTGGGGAACAGCTTGGACAGCTGACAGGTGTAGCTGCTATTTTGCGTTTTCCTGTAGCTGAGGTCTCTGATCAAGAGGAGGAATCTAGTTCTGAAGAAGATTGA